In Carassius gibelio isolate Cgi1373 ecotype wild population from Czech Republic chromosome B2, carGib1.2-hapl.c, whole genome shotgun sequence, a single genomic region encodes these proteins:
- the tmub1 gene encoding transmembrane and ubiquitin-like domain-containing protein 1, translated as MALIEGVGDEVTLLFGVVFLVLILVLAWASTHTVEPPEHLLSPSPGTSPSTETDSQEPLPTGNTDSSPGENSESDKSEPGTEAGAAGQAPDASRAGGGDGGLLEGAGIGRDGLRHRESAGPSTQTPASAPSATQPSAEDAPNDSQRNMVLRLKFLNDTERTAQVNPQDTIGYVKRTYFAGQEHQVRLIYQGQLLQDDAQTLASLNLADNSVLHCHISQHATRAMPAGARAADQVHVALNVGSLMVPLFVLMLSVLWYFQIQYRQFFTAPATASLVGITIFFSFVAFGVYRR; from the exons ATGGCTCTAATAGAGGGGGTGGGTGATGAGGTCACCCTGCTCTTTGGAGTGGTGTTCCTGGTGCTCATCCTGGTTCTGGCCTGGGCCTCCACTCACACTGTTGAACCCCCTGAACACCTCCTCTCACCCAGCCCAGGGACCTCCCCCTCCACAGAGACTGACAGCCAGGAGCCGCTCCCCACGGGTAACACAGACTCGTCGCCTGGCGAGAACAGCGAGAGCGATAAGAGTGAGCCGGGAACAGAAGCGGGAGCGGCGGGACAGGCCCCGGATGCTAGTAGGGCTGGAGGAGGTGATGGAGGCCTCCTGGAAGGAGCAGGGATTGGGAGGGATGGGTTGAGACATCGAGAATCAGCGGGTCCCTCGACTCAAACTCCAGCCAGCGCCCCAAGTGCCACACAACCTTCAGCCGAAGATGCACCGAATGACTCCCAAAGAAACATGGTGCTCAGGCTGAAGTTCTTGAATGATACGGAGAGGACAGCGCAGGTGAATCCTCAAGACACCATTGGTTACGTTAAACG gaCTTATTTTGCTGGACAGGAGCACCAGGTACGTCTGATTTACCAGGGTCAGCTCCTTCAGGATGACGCTCAGACGCTGGCCTCCCTCAACCTGGCCGACAACAGTGTTCTGCACTGCCACATTTCCCAGCACGCCACGCGGGCCATGCCTGCCGGGGCACGGGCTGCTGACCAGGTGCATGTGGCGCTGAATGTGGGCAGCCTCATGGTGCCTCTGTTCGTGCTTATGTTGTCTGTGCTCTGGTATTTCCAGATCCAGTACCGGCAGTTCTTCACTGCACCTGCCACCGCCTCACTTGTGGGCATCACCATCTTCTTTAGTTTTGTTGCGTTTGGGGTGTATCGCCGTTGA